In Blastopirellula sediminis, the following proteins share a genomic window:
- a CDS encoding alkaline ceramidase — MTSSPTPPFQYAHAGWSGCAGLATADITPPLGVYSRCWGAAEHDVATAIHRPLILTALALRADENSPPLVLVDADLGWWQTLETFQQLQTTVLQEFSLAPEQFLFGLAHNHASPPLAELDPGLPGQTLQQQWLEDLQATLIRTIRAALDNTFAATLDWQTGRCSLATNRDLIDPNVSTDRVLCGFNPTAQADDTLLVGRLTDNVGALRGVLVNYACHPTTLAWENHAISPDYLGAMRELIAQQTGATALFLQGASGDLAPRYQYVADTETVDRHGRQLAYAALATLENMEPPGTNLVYREVVESGASLAVWRHEPATPSSQLTAIESSVEVPLKDWPSAAEFERQRAACTNRAIAERLRRKRDIRRSLGDEDTYSLPIWAWRIGDAILIGSMAESYSILQLELRRRFPKQTIICVNLLNGSVGYLPPAPLYHIDIYPVTQTPFDLGALEETIEAMSQVVRQLTSPTNANRLLQKVLSW, encoded by the coding sequence ATGACCTCCTCTCCCACTCCTCCCTTCCAATATGCCCATGCTGGCTGGTCAGGATGCGCCGGCTTGGCGACCGCCGACATTACGCCGCCGCTCGGCGTTTACTCTCGCTGTTGGGGCGCCGCCGAACATGACGTCGCCACTGCGATTCATCGCCCGCTGATCTTGACGGCGCTAGCGCTGCGCGCAGATGAGAACTCACCGCCGCTGGTGCTGGTCGACGCCGATCTCGGTTGGTGGCAAACGCTGGAAACGTTTCAGCAGCTTCAAACGACGGTGCTGCAAGAGTTCTCGCTCGCGCCGGAACAGTTTCTCTTCGGCCTCGCGCACAATCACGCATCACCGCCGCTGGCCGAGCTTGATCCTGGTCTGCCTGGTCAGACGCTGCAGCAACAGTGGCTCGAAGATTTGCAGGCGACGTTAATTCGTACGATCCGCGCCGCCCTCGATAACACGTTCGCCGCGACGCTTGATTGGCAGACCGGGCGCTGCAGCCTGGCGACCAATCGAGACTTGATTGATCCGAACGTCAGCACCGATCGCGTCTTGTGCGGTTTCAATCCAACGGCCCAAGCGGACGACACGCTGCTGGTCGGCCGGTTGACTGATAACGTCGGGGCATTGCGCGGCGTTCTGGTCAATTACGCCTGCCATCCGACGACGCTTGCCTGGGAGAACCATGCGATCTCACCCGACTATCTCGGCGCGATGCGCGAGCTGATCGCACAGCAAACCGGCGCGACGGCTTTGTTCCTGCAAGGCGCCTCCGGCGACCTGGCGCCCCGTTATCAATATGTGGCCGACACGGAAACGGTCGATCGGCATGGCCGACAACTCGCCTACGCCGCACTGGCGACGCTCGAAAACATGGAGCCGCCGGGAACGAATCTCGTCTATCGAGAGGTGGTCGAGTCCGGCGCTTCGCTCGCCGTTTGGCGCCATGAGCCCGCGACTCCCAGTTCGCAACTGACGGCGATCGAGTCGAGCGTCGAAGTTCCCCTGAAAGATTGGCCTTCCGCCGCCGAGTTTGAACGACAACGAGCCGCTTGCACCAATCGCGCGATCGCCGAACGATTGCGCCGCAAACGGGACATTCGCCGTTCGCTGGGGGATGAAGACACCTACTCGCTACCGATCTGGGCCTGGCGAATCGGAGACGCGATTCTCATCGGCAGCATGGCCGAATCGTATTCGATCTTGCAGCTTGAGCTTCGCCGCCGCTTTCCCAAGCAAACGATCATCTGCGTGAACCTGCTAAACGGCTCGGTCGGTTATCTGCCTCCGGCGCCTCTCTACCACATCGACATCTATCCCGTAACGCAAACGCCGTTCGATCTGGGCGCCCTGGAAGAGACGATCGAAGCGATGTCGCAAGTGGTGCGACAGCTGACTTCGCCGACAAACGCGAATCGCCTGCTCCAAAAGGTGTTGTCCTGGTAG
- the dgoD gene encoding galactonate dehydratase — translation MKIKRVETLICHARMRNWVFVKVTTDQPGLVGWGEATLEWHTRSVVGAVEDLAQLLVGQDPTRIEYLWQMMWRQHFWHGTGIVRATAIAGVDLALWDILGKVHGVPCHQLWGGPVRDKIRLYSHLGGGKMEDFYETPVDNAKRFAELAIDAVEHGYSAFKSMAVPPTMPIEGNKPVRAAAACVEAMREAVGPDVDIMVDCHARPSPAMGMQFAKALEPYDLYFLEEPCWPESLEGLAKINAAVATPIATGERLNHLAAFRDLFAAGGCEICQLDITHCGGLSEARRIAAVAEAYRIALAPHNPQGPVSTAASLEFGFSQPSYVICESVQNDVPWRYDVVDEGFQIDPKTQTVTPNERPGLGININEEEIKRHPFEQELLQRVFYEDGSVGDW, via the coding sequence ATGAAAATCAAACGCGTCGAAACCTTGATTTGCCACGCGCGGATGCGCAATTGGGTCTTCGTAAAAGTCACGACCGATCAGCCTGGTCTCGTTGGTTGGGGAGAAGCGACTCTTGAGTGGCATACCCGCAGCGTCGTCGGCGCCGTCGAAGACCTGGCGCAGCTTCTCGTCGGGCAAGACCCGACCCGCATCGAATATCTCTGGCAGATGATGTGGCGGCAGCACTTTTGGCACGGGACCGGGATCGTTCGCGCTACGGCGATTGCCGGCGTCGATCTCGCCCTCTGGGACATCCTCGGCAAAGTGCACGGAGTCCCTTGCCATCAACTCTGGGGAGGTCCCGTTCGCGACAAGATCCGGCTCTACTCCCATCTCGGCGGCGGCAAGATGGAAGACTTTTACGAGACGCCGGTCGACAACGCGAAGCGGTTCGCCGAACTCGCGATCGATGCGGTCGAACATGGTTATTCCGCTTTCAAGTCGATGGCGGTTCCCCCGACGATGCCGATCGAAGGAAACAAGCCGGTACGAGCCGCAGCCGCGTGCGTCGAAGCGATGCGGGAAGCGGTCGGCCCCGACGTCGACATCATGGTAGATTGCCACGCCAGACCATCACCGGCAATGGGGATGCAGTTCGCCAAAGCGCTGGAGCCATACGACCTCTACTTCCTGGAAGAGCCCTGCTGGCCCGAGTCGCTTGAGGGATTAGCCAAGATCAACGCCGCCGTTGCGACTCCGATCGCGACCGGCGAACGACTCAATCATTTGGCGGCGTTTCGCGATCTGTTCGCCGCCGGCGGCTGCGAGATCTGCCAGCTCGACATCACCCACTGCGGCGGTTTGAGCGAAGCGCGGCGGATTGCGGCCGTGGCCGAAGCGTATCGCATCGCCCTGGCGCCCCACAATCCGCAAGGTCCCGTTAGCACCGCCGCTTCGCTGGAGTTCGGTTTTTCGCAGCCAAGCTACGTCATTTGCGAATCGGTGCAGAACGACGTACCTTGGCGGTACGACGTGGTCGACGAAGGTTTTCAGATTGATCCGAAGACGCAAACCGTCACGCCGAACGAGCGTCCCGGGCTGGGGATCAACATAAACGAAGAAGAAATCAAGCGACACCCGTTTGAGCAAGAGTTGCTGCAACGGGTATTCTACGAAGACGGCAGCGTCGGCGATTGGTAA
- a CDS encoding GntR family transcriptional regulator — protein sequence MMSITTYIYEDLKARLSSDEELPVQLTLESLADFYEVSFSPVRSAVDQLIKQGYLEKGEDRRLTPKATRKRSSKISDAALPAPPQDMYEVIANNLVRLSLDGEAIDLREEATAKQYGISRSALRIIFNRLAGAGLIEHIPRRGWRLRPFRQKDLQAFLEVRELLELKALELAQPHLIEDDLRKILAGNILPASENDLPKIDNTLHAYIIEKGDNVYIQDFFQRQGRYYDILFNWEELDRDAAIETVEQHQAILNALLAKDWPAARNALSYHIQNNHPVLSKIRPKTES from the coding sequence ATGATGTCGATCACGACTTACATTTACGAAGATCTCAAAGCGCGGCTTTCCTCCGACGAGGAACTGCCGGTTCAGTTGACGCTGGAGTCGCTCGCCGATTTCTACGAAGTAAGTTTCTCGCCGGTCCGCTCGGCGGTCGATCAGTTGATCAAGCAGGGCTATCTCGAAAAGGGGGAAGATCGTCGGCTGACTCCCAAAGCGACGCGAAAACGATCGTCAAAGATTAGCGACGCGGCGTTGCCGGCGCCGCCGCAAGATATGTACGAAGTGATCGCCAACAATTTGGTTCGGCTCAGCTTGGACGGTGAAGCGATCGACTTGCGAGAAGAAGCGACCGCCAAGCAGTACGGCATCAGCCGCTCGGCCTTGCGGATCATCTTCAATCGATTGGCCGGCGCCGGGTTGATCGAGCATATTCCGCGGCGCGGCTGGCGATTGCGACCCTTTCGGCAGAAAGACCTTCAAGCGTTTTTGGAAGTTCGGGAACTGCTTGAACTAAAGGCGCTCGAGCTGGCTCAGCCGCATCTAATCGAGGACGACCTGCGGAAGATCTTGGCCGGCAATATTCTGCCGGCTTCTGAGAACGACTTGCCGAAAATCGACAACACGCTACACGCCTACATCATCGAAAAGGGGGATAACGTCTACATTCAAGACTTCTTTCAACGACAAGGTCGTTACTACGATATCCTGTTCAACTGGGAAGAACTCGATCGTGACGCGGCGATCGAAACGGTTGAACAGCACCAAGCGATTCTGAATGCGCTGCTTGCGAAAGACTGGCCCGCTGCGCGAAACGCTCTCTCTTATCACATTCAGAACAACCACCCGGTGTTGAGTAAGATTCGGCCGAAGACCGAATCGTAA
- a CDS encoding caspase family protein: protein MFNPIPWRPMICSCLFLTVACCGVFAYGQDTTDVSSDRRYALLVGCTEYPDSQAFPTLRGPSNDVRIWRELLTGKEGEGFGFPEANVTVLTGKADDTEKSPTRRNILRKFDHLAEVADSNSHIFILLSGHGTQQPIADDQDPYDPENPEEDGYDEVFLPADARPGSGEIENALVDNVIGQKLDQIRAKGASVFVVFDCCFSGTMTRAIDGVEKSRFVPHDRTGIPAEKFAAAAAKVKAEVAQKEQLSADEEFVEASASGVGDLVAFFAAQPFECAVELPLPAGAENLPENCYSLLSYSLVQTLRQRRAPMSYRSLAHALSGQYRAARGSRFPTPFAQGSLDREVLGLMQWPIHGDLLLHAEDGEYSIAAGSLHGVTVGSILTVEDPIAGVVGHVKIAALQPAKSQVVPCGWEGAPAPTDPLPDGARCKLVYREYGDFRLKLFADDPMVVGLFPKLSEEVRAEISLSNNREDAPWSLRRVTPSEAVRWGLTKPTGDRILLVHGDAALPEDRSRDDETSAILHRVYGNYATDPEKLTGELNRDLPRLFAWENLWKVAGGSGTGGDAKQLVEVTTTLLASPTDTTGVVMNKSVINDGEVLSFVLKNDSPRNIWISAYYLDANMGIRQVIAPRQVRPRMSLRPLVLQLTTEGGGSIGQEGLIVFGDPVGDSKSAPNYDVLQQLPLSADGAIMRDVPSEPKSPMEALLATIATGSRFRGVGVQDGSAPTIVTQSWILVDKKKP from the coding sequence ATGTTCAATCCCATTCCTTGGCGACCGATGATCTGCTCCTGCTTGTTTCTGACGGTCGCTTGTTGCGGCGTTTTCGCGTACGGACAAGATACGACCGACGTTTCCTCAGATCGTCGATACGCCTTGCTCGTCGGTTGCACCGAATACCCGGATTCGCAAGCGTTCCCCACATTGCGTGGCCCATCGAACGACGTGCGGATCTGGCGCGAACTGCTGACCGGCAAGGAAGGGGAGGGCTTTGGCTTTCCGGAAGCGAACGTCACCGTTTTGACGGGAAAAGCGGACGATACGGAGAAGTCGCCGACGCGGCGAAATATCCTTCGTAAATTCGATCATCTCGCCGAGGTCGCCGATTCCAATTCGCACATTTTTATTCTGCTCAGCGGGCATGGAACGCAGCAGCCGATTGCGGACGATCAAGATCCGTACGATCCCGAAAATCCCGAAGAAGACGGCTACGACGAAGTTTTCCTACCGGCCGACGCGCGTCCCGGTTCCGGCGAGATCGAAAACGCGCTGGTCGACAACGTCATTGGCCAAAAACTTGATCAGATTCGGGCCAAGGGGGCGTCGGTGTTCGTGGTATTCGACTGCTGCTTCTCCGGCACGATGACCCGCGCGATCGACGGAGTCGAAAAGAGCCGCTTCGTTCCGCATGACCGTACCGGCATTCCGGCGGAGAAGTTCGCTGCCGCCGCCGCCAAAGTTAAAGCGGAAGTCGCCCAGAAAGAACAATTGTCAGCCGATGAGGAATTCGTCGAAGCTTCGGCGTCCGGCGTCGGCGACCTGGTCGCGTTCTTTGCGGCTCAGCCGTTCGAGTGCGCGGTCGAATTGCCGTTGCCTGCCGGCGCCGAAAACCTGCCCGAGAACTGCTACAGCCTCCTCAGCTATTCGCTGGTTCAGACCTTGCGTCAGCGCCGCGCGCCGATGTCGTATCGGAGTTTGGCCCATGCGTTGTCGGGGCAGTATCGTGCGGCCCGCGGCTCGCGTTTTCCGACGCCGTTCGCACAGGGAAGTCTGGATCGCGAAGTCTTAGGATTGATGCAATGGCCGATTCACGGCGACTTGCTGCTGCATGCGGAGGACGGGGAGTATTCGATCGCGGCAGGCTCCTTACATGGCGTGACGGTTGGTTCGATTCTGACCGTGGAAGATCCCATTGCCGGGGTCGTGGGGCATGTGAAAATTGCCGCGCTGCAACCGGCCAAATCGCAGGTCGTACCGTGCGGCTGGGAAGGGGCTCCTGCACCGACCGACCCGCTTCCCGATGGGGCGCGGTGCAAACTCGTCTATCGCGAATATGGAGATTTTCGTCTGAAACTGTTCGCCGACGATCCCATGGTCGTCGGGCTGTTTCCGAAATTGAGCGAAGAAGTTCGCGCTGAGATTTCGCTCAGCAATAACCGGGAAGATGCGCCGTGGAGCCTCCGTCGCGTTACGCCGAGCGAAGCGGTCCGTTGGGGTTTGACGAAGCCGACGGGAGATCGAATTCTGTTGGTGCATGGAGACGCAGCACTGCCAGAAGATCGTTCGAGGGACGACGAGACTTCCGCGATCCTGCATCGCGTCTACGGAAACTATGCGACCGATCCGGAGAAGTTGACCGGAGAATTAAACCGTGACTTGCCGAGGTTGTTCGCGTGGGAAAACCTGTGGAAGGTCGCCGGCGGTTCTGGGACCGGCGGCGACGCCAAGCAATTGGTGGAGGTCACGACGACGTTGTTGGCGTCTCCAACCGATACGACCGGCGTTGTGATGAACAAAAGCGTGATCAACGATGGAGAAGTTCTCTCGTTCGTGCTCAAGAACGACAGTCCGCGAAACATTTGGATTAGTGCGTATTATCTTGACGCCAACATGGGAATTCGCCAGGTAATCGCACCGCGCCAAGTTCGGCCGCGAATGTCGCTACGGCCCCTTGTCTTGCAGTTGACGACCGAGGGGGGAGGTTCAATCGGACAAGAAGGACTGATCGTCTTTGGTGATCCTGTGGGGGACTCGAAGTCGGCGCCTAACTATGACGTCCTACAGCAGCTACCGCTGTCGGCAGACGGAGCAATCATGCGTGATGTGCCGAGTGAACCGAAATCGCCGATGGAAGCGCTGCTCGCGACGATTGCGACCGGTAGTCGCTTTCGCGGAGTCGGCGTGCAAGATGGTTCAGCGCCGACGATCGTCACGCAAAGCTGGATCTTGGTCGACAAGAAGAAGCCGTAA
- a CDS encoding peroxiredoxin-like family protein: MRKLAYAGCLMLAATFVHAAMGQESQPQTLQQQLKQKSEEAGKRFPPEMLKTMRDAVQTVRDTGIEKSAKQVSDAAIDAELTGWNGKTVKLSDAWSEGPVVLMWYRGGWCPYCNLQLRAMQKELKAIEGAGAKLIVLTPELPEKAKETAEANDVDFVALYDKENGLARKYGLVFALPDPILPLYRDRLKLAEVNGSDAMELPLSATYVIDTKGKIRYAFLDADYTQRAEPADVVAAVKQVAGEKK; encoded by the coding sequence ATGCGCAAACTTGCGTACGCTGGTTGCTTGATGTTGGCAGCCACGTTTGTTCATGCGGCGATGGGCCAAGAGAGCCAGCCGCAGACGCTCCAACAACAGCTGAAGCAAAAATCGGAGGAAGCGGGCAAACGTTTTCCGCCGGAGATGCTGAAGACGATGCGCGACGCCGTGCAAACGGTTCGCGATACCGGCATCGAAAAATCGGCCAAGCAAGTTAGCGACGCTGCAATCGACGCTGAGTTGACCGGCTGGAACGGCAAGACCGTCAAGCTGAGCGACGCGTGGAGCGAAGGCCCGGTCGTCCTGATGTGGTATCGCGGCGGATGGTGCCCTTACTGCAATTTGCAGCTTCGCGCCATGCAGAAAGAGCTGAAAGCGATCGAAGGCGCCGGAGCAAAGCTGATTGTGCTGACGCCGGAACTTCCCGAAAAGGCGAAAGAGACGGCCGAAGCGAACGACGTCGACTTTGTGGCGCTCTATGACAAAGAGAACGGCCTCGCTCGCAAGTACGGACTCGTCTTCGCGCTACCCGATCCGATTCTCCCGCTCTATCGCGATCGATTGAAGCTGGCCGAAGTGAACGGCAGCGACGCGATGGAACTGCCGCTGTCAGCCACCTATGTAATCGACACCAAGGGGAAGATCCGCTATGCGTTTCTGGACGCCGACTACACCCAACGAGCCGAACCGGCCGATGTGGTCGCCGCAGTCAAGCAGGTAGCCGGCGAGAAGAAGTAG
- a CDS encoding sulfatase-like hydrolase/transferase: MRNSLSLACLTLLLAPLSLLAAETKRPNIILIMADDIGYECFGCYGSKQYQTPNIDRMAAGGMRFTHCYSQPLCTPSRVKLMTGLVNARNYSAFSVLNRDQYTFGHLLKEAGYRNMIAGKWQLYGSDNYAQQFRAKGTLPGEAGFDQWCLWQVDKLGERYDGPLLNINGENKQFENSKYGPDICVDHILEFIDQKSDQPFFVYYPMILVHDPFVPTPDSKKRDRKAKQRNFEDMVAYMDKLVGKIVDHVEQSGLADNTLILFVGDNGTNAPIVSELNGEKIKGGKGKTTDAGMRVPLVGYWPGHIPADKTCDDLVDFSDFFPTFADFAGVALPGKVDGQTFQPQLLGKPGTPREWFYCYYNPRPEKTKPVRFVRDQRWKLYDDGRLIDVANDVLEKHPIADLDATPGAKEAHVKLAAALKSMPKEGATLLKYPTGPAVSAKK; the protein is encoded by the coding sequence ATGCGTAACAGCCTGTCGCTCGCTTGTCTGACGCTTCTTCTGGCGCCGTTGTCGCTGCTGGCCGCCGAAACGAAGCGACCCAACATCATCCTGATCATGGCCGACGACATCGGCTACGAGTGTTTTGGCTGCTATGGTTCCAAGCAGTACCAAACGCCGAACATTGATCGGATGGCGGCCGGGGGGATGCGGTTTACGCATTGCTATTCGCAACCTCTATGCACGCCGAGCCGCGTCAAGCTGATGACTGGACTGGTCAACGCGCGGAACTACTCCGCCTTTTCGGTTCTCAATCGCGATCAGTACACCTTCGGGCATCTGCTGAAAGAGGCCGGATATCGCAACATGATCGCCGGCAAGTGGCAATTGTATGGGTCCGACAACTACGCACAGCAGTTCCGGGCCAAAGGAACGCTCCCCGGCGAGGCCGGCTTCGACCAATGGTGCTTATGGCAAGTCGATAAGCTAGGCGAGCGCTACGACGGACCGCTGCTGAACATCAACGGTGAGAACAAACAGTTTGAAAACTCGAAATACGGGCCCGACATCTGCGTCGACCACATTCTAGAGTTCATCGATCAAAAATCAGATCAGCCTTTCTTCGTTTACTACCCGATGATTCTTGTCCACGATCCGTTCGTGCCGACGCCCGACAGCAAGAAGCGCGATCGCAAGGCCAAACAGCGAAACTTTGAAGATATGGTCGCCTACATGGACAAGCTGGTCGGCAAGATTGTCGACCATGTCGAACAAAGCGGTCTGGCCGACAACACGTTGATCCTGTTCGTCGGCGACAACGGGACAAACGCTCCGATCGTCTCGGAGCTGAACGGCGAGAAGATCAAAGGAGGGAAAGGAAAAACGACCGACGCCGGCATGCGAGTCCCGTTGGTCGGCTATTGGCCCGGCCACATTCCGGCCGACAAAACGTGCGACGACCTGGTCGACTTCTCCGACTTCTTTCCGACCTTCGCCGACTTCGCTGGCGTCGCGCTCCCCGGAAAAGTCGACGGGCAAACCTTTCAGCCGCAACTGTTAGGCAAGCCCGGCACGCCGCGCGAGTGGTTCTACTGCTACTACAATCCGCGTCCCGAAAAGACGAAACCGGTTCGCTTCGTTCGAGACCAGCGATGGAAGCTGTATGACGATGGCCGATTGATCGACGTCGCCAACGACGTGCTCGAAAAGCATCCAATCGCCGATCTTGATGCGACGCCGGGCGCCAAAGAAGCGCACGTCAAGTTAGCCGCCGCACTCAAGTCGATGCCGAAAGAAGGCGCCACGCTGCTGAAATACCCAACAGGGCCCGCCGTGTCGGCGAAAAAATGA
- a CDS encoding DUF1223 domain-containing protein, translated as MAAVLTAGCSAPMNESLLGEEESADQGGFALIELYTSQGCNSCPSADQNLVRIDRIARERKLPIYTLSFHVDYWNYLGWEDPFSDAAYSQRQRRYAQAFNSDRVYTPQMIVNGRVEFVGSNTANADRAIRAGLDSRPTTTLAIKLAAQQGVCVVSWNAANLAEQDVLQLALVQKQASRDVTAGENNGRTLSHVNVVRKLQTVATPAAKGQAQLPLPLQAKLADYHLIAFVQSGADLKIGAATQAEFAT; from the coding sequence ATGGCTGCCGTACTGACAGCCGGTTGCAGCGCCCCGATGAATGAATCGCTGCTTGGCGAAGAAGAGTCAGCGGACCAAGGGGGCTTCGCCTTGATCGAACTGTACACCTCGCAAGGGTGCAACAGTTGTCCGAGCGCCGATCAAAATCTGGTTCGCATCGATCGAATCGCTCGCGAGCGGAAATTGCCGATCTACACGCTCTCATTCCATGTCGACTACTGGAACTACCTTGGCTGGGAAGATCCCTTCAGCGACGCCGCCTATTCGCAGCGACAACGACGGTACGCCCAAGCGTTCAACTCCGATCGCGTTTACACGCCGCAGATGATCGTCAACGGGCGAGTCGAATTCGTCGGCTCGAATACCGCCAACGCCGATCGAGCGATCCGCGCCGGTCTCGATAGCCGACCGACGACGACGCTGGCCATCAAGCTCGCCGCCCAGCAAGGCGTCTGCGTCGTCTCGTGGAACGCCGCCAACCTGGCGGAACAAGACGTTCTCCAACTGGCCCTCGTCCAAAAGCAGGCCTCCCGCGACGTCACCGCCGGCGAAAACAACGGCCGCACCCTTTCGCACGTCAACGTCGTCCGGAAGCTGCAAACCGTCGCTACTCCGGCCGCCAAAGGTCAGGCGCAACTCCCCCTTCCGCTGCAAGCGAAGCTGGCCGACTATCACCTCATCGCGTTCGTCCAATCGGGGGCAGATCTAAAAATCGGCGCCGCGACCCAGGCCGAATTTGCAACTTAG
- a CDS encoding class I SAM-dependent methyltransferase, which produces MERQIGDEHEGARVTAKESIQLTQERETLLITLYGKAEESRLSDSLLQDHHAVGVIERLDYDFPKLRVTRDGMISVAIRSKTLDDWTRDFLVRHPDATILHLGCGLDSRILRVDPSEEVAWFEVDFPEVIALRQRIFAEREGCRVIGASILDSDWLDAAPRDRPTLVVAEGVLPYLPAAAVPELFRQITEYFEQGEIAFDAYSRLGVKTLNFLPSIQATGARLRWGLGDSRSLESQVPRLSLVAEESGLDPRQMTRISWPMRTLANLTQLAPPLRRFGRLLRYRFG; this is translated from the coding sequence ATGGAGAGGCAAATCGGCGACGAACATGAAGGCGCCAGAGTGACCGCAAAGGAATCGATTCAGCTGACGCAGGAGCGGGAAACGCTGCTGATCACGTTGTACGGCAAGGCCGAAGAGAGCCGCCTGAGCGATTCGCTGCTCCAAGATCATCATGCGGTCGGCGTGATCGAGCGACTCGACTACGACTTTCCCAAACTGCGCGTCACTCGCGATGGGATGATCAGCGTCGCGATTCGTTCCAAGACGTTGGACGATTGGACGCGCGACTTTCTCGTGCGGCATCCGGACGCGACCATTCTTCATCTCGGTTGCGGCTTGGATAGTCGCATTTTACGCGTCGACCCGTCCGAGGAGGTCGCGTGGTTTGAAGTTGATTTTCCTGAAGTGATTGCGCTTCGCCAGCGGATCTTCGCCGAGCGAGAAGGTTGTCGCGTGATCGGGGCTTCGATTCTCGATTCCGATTGGTTAGACGCGGCGCCGCGCGACCGGCCGACCCTTGTGGTCGCCGAAGGGGTGCTTCCCTACTTGCCGGCGGCGGCGGTGCCGGAGTTGTTTCGCCAAATCACAGAGTATTTTGAGCAAGGGGAGATCGCGTTTGACGCCTACAGTCGGCTAGGGGTGAAGACGCTTAACTTTCTGCCGTCGATCCAAGCGACCGGCGCTCGACTTCGGTGGGGATTGGGAGATTCACGGTCGCTCGAGTCGCAAGTCCCACGTCTGTCGCTTGTTGCCGAAGAGAGCGGCCTCGATCCGCGTCAGATGACGCGGATCTCGTGGCCGATGAGGACGCTCGCCAATCTTACGCAGTTGGCGCCGCCGCTAAGGCGGTTTGGTCGACTGCTTCGCTATCGGTTTGGCTAG
- a CDS encoding HTTM domain-containing protein, whose translation MNPATESSSRVVGVTPWLPRPLSNSKWWTAPISAQYYAMLRIGVAAVLLVDQLVTMLPQLSVLYGRGSTGDPQIYSWFFDRPQLHWSLLQNVSDPQAVTLIFYFWIAATIGLLIGWNTRICAIAVWALSISFTNLNMYAINAGDHIHGMLLLYVMLTPCGAVWSIDALRSTTSTDKQVSLLASPWALRLLLIQFAFMYGASGLCKASGYNWPAGNSLYYVMRDLSLTRFSADLLPLPYWMTQLATWSVLVWEAGFPLLILFRRTRVWALWFGVSMHLGIFVTMELGCFPLYLLAAYVPLIMYEYQASAERTSQTDSEAVDQTALAAAPTA comes from the coding sequence ATGAACCCTGCCACCGAATCCTCGTCCCGCGTCGTGGGCGTTACCCCTTGGCTCCCTCGTCCGCTGTCTAACTCGAAGTGGTGGACCGCTCCGATCTCGGCCCAGTATTACGCCATGCTCCGAATCGGCGTCGCCGCCGTGCTGCTGGTCGATCAACTGGTCACGATGCTGCCGCAACTTTCGGTCTTGTACGGGCGCGGCAGTACCGGCGATCCGCAAATCTACAGCTGGTTCTTCGATCGTCCGCAACTGCACTGGTCGCTGCTGCAAAATGTCAGCGATCCCCAAGCGGTCACGTTGATCTTTTACTTTTGGATCGCGGCGACCATCGGCCTGCTGATTGGCTGGAACACGCGAATCTGTGCAATCGCCGTTTGGGCCTTGTCGATTTCGTTCACCAACTTGAACATGTACGCGATCAACGCCGGCGATCATATCCATGGCATGTTGCTGCTCTACGTGATGCTGACTCCGTGCGGCGCGGTCTGGTCGATTGACGCATTACGCTCGACGACGTCGACCGACAAGCAAGTCAGCCTGCTCGCTTCTCCTTGGGCGCTGCGACTGCTGCTGATTCAGTTCGCGTTCATGTATGGCGCGAGCGGGCTTTGCAAAGCCTCTGGCTACAACTGGCCGGCCGGGAATAGCCTGTACTATGTGATGCGAGACCTGAGCCTGACCCGCTTCTCGGCCGATCTGTTGCCGCTTCCCTATTGGATGACGCAGTTGGCGACCTGGAGCGTGCTCGTTTGGGAAGCCGGATTTCCGCTACTGATCCTGTTCCGCCGGACGCGCGTCTGGGCCCTGTGGTTTGGCGTCTCGATGCACCTGGGGATATTCGTCACGATGGAGCTTGGCTGCTTCCCACTTTACCTGTTGGCCGCGTACGTCCCGTTGATCATGTACGAGTACCAGGCCAGCGCCGAGCGAACTAGCCAAACCGATAGCGAAGCAGTCGACCAAACCGCCTTAGCGGCGGCGCCAACTGCGTAA